Below is a genomic region from Helicobacter pylori.
GTCTAAAAGAGCCTGCTCTTTTTTTTCCAAAATTTCCTTTTCTTTTCGCTTTTCATTTTCTAAAATGATTTTAGCTTTTTCTAATTCCTGGTTAGCCAAAAGATAATCTTTTTCTAAAACTTTTAAATCCTTAGTTAAATTCTCGCCCTCTTGTTGGCAATATTCTATCTCCATTCTTAGAGCGCTTTTTAATTGCTGGGTTTGTAAAAAAAGGCTCATTCCCCCCAACTCAGGGTTTTTAAACGCGCTCAATTGGGCTTGTTTGTCCAAAACTTCTCGCTCGTTTTGCCGCAATTCTAAACGCTTGCTTTCAAGCTTTTGCTCTATTTTTTCTAACGCAAGGGTT
It encodes:
- a CDS encoding flagellar export protein FliJ produces the protein MKKFASVLVQLKTLALEKIEQKLESKRLELRQNEREVLDKQAQLSAFKNPELGGMSLFLQTQQLKSALRMEIEYCQQEGENLTKDLKVLEKDYLLANQELEKAKIILENEKRKEKEILEKKEQALLDENAMILHWQKEGLHA